DNA sequence from the Pleurocapsa sp. PCC 7319 genome:
TAACCAACAATAGCGAGTATGATTTAGCACCTAGTTGGTCTCCCGACGGCAGCAAGATTGTTTTTAGTAGCGGGCTTCAGAGCTTTGATATTTATATAATGAATACCCAAGGAGACCAATTTAAACAGCTTACCAATACTAAAGATCAAGAGAAAAATCCTAGCTGGTCTCCTGACGGTAGCAAAATTGTATATGATCGCGGTAATGTTTTGTTCACCATGAATACTGACGGTACAAAGCAAACTCAGTTAGTAAAACCGCAAATAGCAGGATTAGACATCAACCCTGACTGGCAATCTTTAGCTTCGACAATATAGGTTAAATTAACTAATCAAAACCATTACTTCATTACTTTAAATCTTTTTAGCAGAAATTTAGATGTTATTTATCCTGGCGATCCCAAGGCTAGCGTAGCTAATCGTCAAGACCTCTATTAACTAATAACAAATTTATCAAGCAAATTACAGCGAAAATTTAACTTAAAATCATGGAACTTCTTTATCAATATGCATGGCTAATTCCATTGCTACCGCTCTTAGGAGCAGCAATGGTTGGAGCTGGTCTGATATCGCTCAATAAATTTACCAATAATCTTAGAAAAATCAACGCTGTCTTCCTGATCTCTCTGATAGGGAGTGCGATGGTACTCTCATTTAATTTACTCTGGAGTCAAATTCAGGGACATGAAGCTTATTCCCGGACAATTGAATGGGCAGCAGCAAGTGATTTTCATATCACGATGGGCTATACCATCGATCCTCTCAGTTCTCTGATGTTGGTCATTGTGACTACTGTAGCTTTTTTGGTGATGATCTACACCGATGGTTATATGGCTCACGATCCAGGTTATGTAAGGTTCTATGCCTACTTGAGCATTTTTAGTTCCTCAATGTTAGGTTTAGTTGTTAGTTCTAACCTGGTACAGATATATGTGTTCTGGGAATTAGTCGGTATGTGTTCTTATCTGCTGATTGGTTTCTGGTTTGAGCGGCAAGGTGCTGCTGATGCCTGTCAAAAAGCTTTTGTAACTAACCGAGTGGGTGACTTTGGCCTCTTACTGGGAATACTTGGTTTGTATTGGGCTACAGGCAGTTTTGATTTTGGATTCATGGGAGAACGTCTACAAGACTTAGTTTCCTCTGGTGCTTTGCCAGGAGGACTGGCAGCTCTGTTTGCAGTGCTAGTTTTTCTAGGACCAGTAGCAAAATCAGCACAATTTCCTCTCCATGTTTGGCTACCAGATGCCATGGAAGGTCCTACGCCTATTTCTGCTTTAATTCACGCTGCCACTATGGTTGCTGCCGGAGTTTTTCTCATTGCTCGGATGTATCCTGTATTTGAGAATATTCCAGTAGTGATGAATACCATCGCTTGGACAGGAGCTTTCACTGCTATGTTGGGAGCTACGATCGCTCTGACCCAAAATGACATTAAAAAGGGTCTAGCATATTCCACTATGTCCCAACTTGGCTATATGGTAATGGCTATGGGGATCGGTGCCTATTCAGCTGGTTTATTTCACCTCATGACCCATGCTTATTTCAAAGCAATGCTTTTCCTTTGTTCTGGTTCAGTAATTCACGGCATGGAAGAAGTAGTCGGACACGACCCAGTCTTAGCGCAAGATATGCGTCTGATGGGTGGTTTACGTAAACATATGCCAATCACAGCTGTGACTTTTTTAATTGGTACTCTAGCAATCTGCGGTATTCCTCCTTTTGCTGGCTTCTGGTCTAAAGATGAAATTTTAGGACTGGCTTTTGGTGCTAATCCTGCTCTCTGGTTTATTGGCTGGGCAACTGCTGGTCTGACTGCTTTTTATATGTTCCGCATCTATTTCATGACCTTTGAAGGTTCATTCCGCGGTAATGAAATGTCGATTAGACAAGAACTTCTAGTAGAGGCGAATCGTCCCGCTTTTGGTCCTGGTGCGATGAATGTTCAAGAATTAGCATCTGAAAACCACGAACATGGTCATAGTGAATCTCCTCATGAATCATCTCTCACCATGACCTTACCTTTAATGGTGTTGGCTATTCCTTCTTTCTTGATCGGTTGGCTTGGTAGACCTTGGGATAATGTCTTTGAAAAATTTATTCATGCCCCAGGAGAAATTGTTACTGAGGCCAGCCACTTTGATTGGACAGAATTTCTGATTATGGCAGGTAACTCTGTAGGTATAGCTTTGATTGGTATTACAGTGGCTTCCCTGATGTATCTTCAGCATAAAATTGAGCCAGCAGCGATCGCCAATAAGTTTCCTGCTCTTTATCGATTATCTCTCAACAAATGGTACATCGATGATATCTATGACAAGATCTTTGTTCAAAGTACTCGTCGTATAGCAAGACAGATTATGGAGGTCGATTCTAAAGTAGTTGATGGTGCAGTTAACTTGACTGGTTTAGTTACTCTCGTTGGTGGTGAAGGTTTAAAATACCTGGAAACTGGTCGTGTTCAATTCTATGCTCTAATTATTTTTGGTGCTGTATTAAGCTTCATGGTGCTATTCACCCTGACTTAGATAAAAGAGTTAATACAGAGTTAATGGACTTTGGTAGTTAGCAAGATAGGCTACTCAATGTTCAATAGCAACCAATAAGAAACACCCAACAACAAAGCGATCGCTTTACCTACAGCGATCGCTTTTTCTTATGTTTAACCACAACTTTTGGTTATAGCACTACGAGAAAATATTAGGACATCTTCTATTCCCTGTTCCCTTTGAACCAATATCTCATGTCCTAAGCTTAAAGCGTAATGCTATGGCTGATAGCTAATAATTGATAACCAAACAACTCTGAGAGCCTAAAACAGTTAATCAAAATAATCAGTAACTAATTCTTGTAACCTATATATGCTAAAGAGATCGCATCCTTTTAAGCACTTTTTTTGGATCTATTTCATTTCTGTTCCAGCTTTGTCACTTTTGTAGGACTACTATAAGTACAAGAAAAATTTGCAGATGGTAAATAAATCTCCACGGTTTTTTTGCACCCATCTTAACTTAACTTAACTTTTACTTATCAAGTCCAATGATTAATACTCATATTCCCTGGCTGACGATAGTCACCGTATTCCCGTTATTAGCTGCCTTGTTCATTCCCTTCATTCCCGATAAAGACGGCAAAACTGTCCGTTGGTATGCCTTCGGTGTTGGTCTGATTGATCTGGCTTTAATCGCTTTCGTTTCCTGGCAACATTACGATTTTCATAATCCCGCATTTCAGTTAGTCGAGACCTATTCCTGGCTCCCCCAACTCGGTCTGAGTTGGTCTCTGGGTGCTGATGACCTCTCTTGGCCCTTAGTCATGCTCACTGGAGTCGTCACTACTCTGTCGATCTTTGCCGCTTGGAAAGTTCAAACTAAGCCCCGCTTGTTTTACTTCCTCTTGTTGGCCATGTATAGCGCCCAGATTGGGGTCTTCCTCGCCAAAGATTTACTCTTATTCTTCCTCATGTGGGAATTAGAGTTGGTTCCTGTCTATCTACTGATTTCCATTTGGGGTGGTCCCAAACGTCGTTATGCTGCTACTAAGTTCATTCTCTACACCGCTCTCGGTTCGGTCTTTATCTTAGCTGCTGGTCTAGCTCTAGCTTTCTACGGTGGTACTACTACTTTTGATATCGAAGCTTTAAGTCTCAAACAATATCCTCTGGCATTAGAAATTCTCGCTTACACTGGTTTCTTAATCTCCTTTGGTGTCAAACTGCCCATCTTTCCTTTCCATACCTGGTTGCCCGATGCCCACGGTGAAGCTTCTGCTCCCATCTCCATGGTTTTAGCCGGTGTCTTGCTCAAAATGGGTGGTTATGCTCTGATTCGCATGAACATTGAAATGTTAGCTGATGCTCATGTTTATTTTGCTCCGGTCTTAATCGTCTTAGGAATTGTCAATATCGTCTACGGTGCCTTCGCTGCTTTTGCACAGACCAATATCAAACGCCGTATGGCCTACTCTTCAATTTCCCACATGGGTTTTGTCTTAATTGGTATTGCTTGCTTCAACGATTTGGGTTTGAGCGGTGCCATGTTACAAATGCTCTCTCACGGTTTGATTGCTGCTAGCCTCTTCTTCCTCTGTGGAGTTGCTTACGAACGCACCCATACTTTGTGGCTGGATGAAATGAGTGGCTTGGCTCAGAAAATGCCCAAAACCTTCGCTCTGTTCACTGCCGGTTGTTTTGC
Encoded proteins:
- a CDS encoding NAD(P)H-quinone oxidoreductase subunit 4, producing MINTHIPWLTIVTVFPLLAALFIPFIPDKDGKTVRWYAFGVGLIDLALIAFVSWQHYDFHNPAFQLVETYSWLPQLGLSWSLGADDLSWPLVMLTGVVTTLSIFAAWKVQTKPRLFYFLLLAMYSAQIGVFLAKDLLLFFLMWELELVPVYLLISIWGGPKRRYAATKFILYTALGSVFILAAGLALAFYGGTTTFDIEALSLKQYPLALEILAYTGFLISFGVKLPIFPFHTWLPDAHGEASAPISMVLAGVLLKMGGYALIRMNIEMLADAHVYFAPVLIVLGIVNIVYGAFAAFAQTNIKRRMAYSSISHMGFVLIGIACFNDLGLSGAMLQMLSHGLIAASLFFLCGVAYERTHTLWLDEMSGLAQKMPKTFALFTAGCFASLALPGMSGFVGEITIFLGLTTSDAYTPTFKAVVIILAAVGLIMTPIYLLSMLRVLFYGAENPVLSVKDLVWSDAKPREIFITACLLIPIIGIGFYPKLVTQTYDAKTTEVAAHEHHILAHTSQMPELYASTKNHLVPELPHTETLGLLSVNEFERFTLSNIS
- a CDS encoding NAD(P)H-quinone oxidoreductase subunit 5, whose product is MELLYQYAWLIPLLPLLGAAMVGAGLISLNKFTNNLRKINAVFLISLIGSAMVLSFNLLWSQIQGHEAYSRTIEWAAASDFHITMGYTIDPLSSLMLVIVTTVAFLVMIYTDGYMAHDPGYVRFYAYLSIFSSSMLGLVVSSNLVQIYVFWELVGMCSYLLIGFWFERQGAADACQKAFVTNRVGDFGLLLGILGLYWATGSFDFGFMGERLQDLVSSGALPGGLAALFAVLVFLGPVAKSAQFPLHVWLPDAMEGPTPISALIHAATMVAAGVFLIARMYPVFENIPVVMNTIAWTGAFTAMLGATIALTQNDIKKGLAYSTMSQLGYMVMAMGIGAYSAGLFHLMTHAYFKAMLFLCSGSVIHGMEEVVGHDPVLAQDMRLMGGLRKHMPITAVTFLIGTLAICGIPPFAGFWSKDEILGLAFGANPALWFIGWATAGLTAFYMFRIYFMTFEGSFRGNEMSIRQELLVEANRPAFGPGAMNVQELASENHEHGHSESPHESSLTMTLPLMVLAIPSFLIGWLGRPWDNVFEKFIHAPGEIVTEASHFDWTEFLIMAGNSVGIALIGITVASLMYLQHKIEPAAIANKFPALYRLSLNKWYIDDIYDKIFVQSTRRIARQIMEVDSKVVDGAVNLTGLVTLVGGEGLKYLETGRVQFYALIIFGAVLSFMVLFTLT